In Geotalea uraniireducens, one genomic interval encodes:
- a CDS encoding BamA/TamA family outer membrane protein, with protein MSRITAPIFLIFLGMALTACTSMVPRQRLPYPLTDENFGDPVKVVTIPLPVIASSPNEGVTLGALSAFLIHNAKDEVSTLIAPQINYNQNFGTTFTFYGAFFPSPDRNWETNLSKSTRVNEDYELRLRDKTFFDKKLETNAFIYDFSDGSARFFGFQSDSSKDDETNYADKEYGFTLSAGYEIWPHIQLVVGERFRKVRIRPGAVENLPYTADRFTVAEVPGIDGFTAHAQKIGLVYSTLDSRDMPTRGLYARASIEGSGKFLGSSAGYRHYEVETKGYFPLGKARYISVGRLAYNQTLGNDVPFLERSILGGETTLRGYGRNRFIDSSYLLCNLEERIRLFRWSVFNVNTDWELAPFIDLGAVMESLDKAKTNSFEFNPGLGFRAVVRPNIVGRVDIGIGKDGPAVFVGLGYPF; from the coding sequence ATGTCTCGGATAACCGCACCTATATTTCTCATATTTCTTGGTATGGCGCTCACCGCCTGCACCAGCATGGTGCCACGGCAGAGGCTCCCGTACCCGCTCACCGACGAAAACTTCGGCGACCCGGTCAAGGTAGTAACCATCCCGCTGCCGGTCATCGCCAGCAGCCCCAACGAAGGCGTTACCCTCGGCGCCCTGAGTGCTTTTCTCATCCATAACGCCAAGGACGAGGTCAGTACGCTGATCGCGCCCCAGATCAACTACAATCAGAACTTCGGCACGACCTTCACTTTCTACGGAGCCTTTTTCCCTTCTCCTGACCGCAACTGGGAGACAAACCTCTCCAAATCGACCCGCGTCAATGAGGACTACGAACTGCGGCTCCGTGACAAGACCTTCTTCGACAAAAAGCTGGAAACCAACGCCTTCATTTACGATTTCAGTGACGGATCGGCACGATTCTTCGGTTTTCAGTCGGACAGCTCCAAAGATGACGAGACCAACTACGCCGACAAGGAATACGGTTTTACCCTTTCGGCCGGTTACGAAATCTGGCCCCATATCCAGCTGGTGGTGGGAGAACGTTTTCGCAAGGTACGCATTCGCCCCGGCGCCGTCGAAAATCTGCCCTATACGGCTGACCGGTTCACCGTGGCGGAAGTGCCGGGTATTGACGGATTCACCGCCCATGCCCAGAAGATCGGTCTGGTCTACAGCACACTCGATTCCCGCGATATGCCGACCCGCGGCCTGTACGCCAGGGCCTCCATCGAAGGGAGCGGCAAGTTTCTCGGCAGCAGCGCCGGCTATCGCCATTACGAGGTAGAAACGAAGGGGTATTTCCCCCTGGGCAAGGCGCGCTACATCAGTGTCGGCCGGCTCGCCTACAACCAGACCCTCGGCAACGATGTCCCCTTCCTGGAACGGAGCATCCTCGGCGGCGAAACGACACTGCGCGGCTACGGACGGAACCGGTTCATCGACAGCAGCTACCTGCTCTGCAATCTGGAGGAGCGGATCAGACTGTTCCGCTGGAGCGTCTTCAACGTCAATACCGACTGGGAACTGGCGCCGTTCATCGATCTCGGCGCGGTTATGGAATCGCTTGACAAGGCGAAGACCAACAGCTTCGAGTTCAATCCCGGCCTCGGCTTCCGGGCCGTGGTTCGGCCCAACATCGTCGGCCGCGTCGATATCGGCATCGGCAAGGACGGCCCGGCGGTTTTCGTCGGCCTCGGCTACCCTTTCTAA
- a CDS encoding EscU/YscU/HrcU family type III secretion system export apparatus switch protein: MQKSERERKAVALSYREGHYAPQVVAKGHGVTAEAIIACAQEAGVYVHQSPALVSQLMQVDIDHDIPPELYRAVAELLAWLYWLEQQEAG, encoded by the coding sequence ATGCAGAAAAGTGAGCGGGAACGGAAGGCGGTAGCCCTCTCTTACCGGGAGGGACATTACGCGCCGCAGGTTGTTGCCAAGGGACACGGAGTTACCGCCGAGGCGATCATTGCCTGCGCGCAGGAGGCCGGGGTCTACGTTCATCAGTCACCCGCCCTCGTCTCTCAGCTGATGCAGGTCGACATCGATCACGACATCCCTCCGGAACTCTATCGGGCCGTCGCTGAACTGCTTGCCTGGCTCTACTGGCTGGAGCAACAGGAAGCAGGGTAA
- a CDS encoding flagellar hook-length control protein FliK, with the protein MIVTNEIAQLAQTLLKDSSFTLTESNWQSLTPLNLTPGQMVQGEVMANLPNNRYLIRLANQLLNMELPVNLQPGQTVELTYVSEEPQLIFAFSQEANSGVPVQISDTGRWLNLLATADGPTATTVSSLPRPSLVSPTPPNDPQVLAAGLRNVLSKSGIFYESHLAQWLQGNFPLAELLSEPQGALSRLADYLRTRGNKSAADAPVADGQIRPATENVPQTTATRAPGTTSPEQPTATTTGETPTRGNGTLSGARPGTGPDSAAPPATDAGSTTTPASVAGRPIPAGAQTGTVTGPSPAFSASGADEPNGTVATSPGSAMAAQDGPAGQPSRPTTTGAATPPASPPLENSQPEITRLAGLPERLTTGEPATTTDSAGARQAPNTVVLHGEPSAAPPQPHPESHRPPVGAPAGPPPAAGTPEPAATAIKTGDVPMLDKSSPYHAALPESLQGGIDPQTISLIKEQLAVLNTGQFSWFGQVWPDQFMEWKVDERQGGGHQHGERSWETEVRLVLPRLGAVSAAIRLAGGEVAVNVAADEEQTSVSLAATKGNLEERMEAAGLRLSGLIVRHAEK; encoded by the coding sequence ATGATCGTCACCAACGAAATTGCCCAGCTCGCCCAGACGCTGCTAAAGGACTCATCGTTCACCCTGACCGAGTCCAACTGGCAGAGCCTCACCCCGCTCAATCTGACCCCCGGCCAGATGGTGCAGGGGGAGGTCATGGCCAACCTGCCGAACAACCGCTACCTGATCCGCTTGGCCAATCAGCTTCTGAACATGGAACTGCCGGTCAACCTCCAGCCGGGCCAAACGGTGGAGTTGACCTACGTCAGCGAAGAGCCGCAGCTCATTTTTGCTTTTTCGCAGGAGGCCAACTCGGGAGTACCGGTGCAGATCAGCGACACCGGCCGCTGGCTCAACCTGCTGGCCACGGCGGATGGGCCGACAGCCACGACCGTCTCCTCCCTCCCCCGGCCCTCGCTGGTCAGTCCGACGCCCCCCAACGATCCCCAGGTGCTCGCCGCCGGCCTGCGCAATGTTCTCAGCAAAAGCGGCATTTTTTACGAATCGCACCTTGCCCAGTGGCTGCAGGGGAACTTCCCGCTGGCGGAGCTGCTCAGCGAGCCGCAAGGGGCACTTTCGCGGCTTGCCGATTACCTGCGCACCCGGGGGAACAAGTCGGCGGCCGACGCACCCGTGGCTGACGGCCAAATCCGGCCGGCAACAGAAAATGTCCCACAAACTACGGCCACCCGCGCCCCAGGGACCACTTCACCGGAGCAGCCAACGGCAACCACAACGGGGGAGACGCCGACCAGGGGTAATGGGACGCTGTCCGGCGCCCGACCGGGAACCGGCCCGGACTCCGCCGCGCCACCGGCAACGGATGCCGGCAGCACGACCACGCCGGCATCCGTTGCCGGCCGGCCGATTCCAGCCGGCGCTCAAACCGGGACAGTCACCGGCCCGTCACCGGCATTTTCCGCGTCCGGAGCAGATGAACCAAACGGGACGGTGGCCACCTCTCCCGGATCGGCAATGGCAGCACAGGACGGCCCGGCGGGACAGCCTTCCCGCCCGACCACCACCGGCGCTGCCACTCCCCCCGCCTCCCCGCCACTGGAGAACAGCCAGCCGGAGATTACGCGACTGGCCGGCCTCCCAGAGAGATTGACCACCGGTGAGCCGGCCACAACGACTGACTCCGCCGGGGCACGCCAGGCGCCGAATACCGTCGTCCTCCATGGCGAACCATCCGCAGCGCCCCCGCAGCCACATCCTGAAAGCCATCGGCCGCCGGTAGGCGCGCCGGCCGGACCTCCTCCGGCAGCCGGCACGCCGGAACCTGCCGCGACAGCCATCAAAACAGGCGACGTGCCAATGCTCGACAAAAGCTCCCCGTACCATGCTGCCCTGCCCGAATCACTCCAAGGCGGCATCGATCCCCAGACCATCTCGCTCATCAAAGAGCAGCTGGCAGTCCTCAATACCGGCCAATTCAGCTGGTTCGGCCAAGTCTGGCCCGATCAGTTCATGGAATGGAAAGTCGATGAACGGCAGGGAGGAGGTCACCAGCACGGCGAACGGTCGTGGGAAACCGAAGTGCGACTGGTCCTTCCCCGGCTCGGCGCAGTCAGTGCCGCCATCCGCCTCGCCGGCGGGGAAGTGGCCGTCAACGTAGCCGCCGACGAAGAACAAACCAGCGTCTCCCTGGCTGCGACCAAAGGAAATCTGGAAGAGCGAATGGAGGCGGCCGGACTGCGGCTGTCCGGCCTCATCGTGCGTCATGCAGAAAAGTGA
- a CDS encoding glycosyltransferase family 1 protein has protein sequence MDFRTKLHRFTVVPSLTGELAILQQLAYNLWWTWEPEAVELFKRLDIELWQQTRHNPVEMLGILQQTFLEKLAADEGFMTHLKRVENRFREYLEEKTWFGRHYNGSKPMLTAYFSMEFGLHESVPTYSGGLGILAGDHLKSASDLGIPLVGVGLLYRQGYFRQYLNIEGWQQEIYPENDFYNLPLHLERTTDGKPLTIELDLAGRKVSAQLWRLQVGRVPLYLLDSNLEENAPEDREITAQLYSGDQDMRIRQEILLGIGGIRALKLLGIAPNICHMNEGHAAFLALERTRLLMEEYNLRFTEAMEAVRAGNIFTTHTPVDAGIDHFSPDLLEKYLGRYYRALGLSRDEFLALGRQNPKNPHEAFCMAVLALRLAAHANGVSQLHGEVSRKMWRNLWPELPEEQIPITSVTNGVHTKTWLSNEMAALLTRYLGNRWREDPTDQALWRRAVNIPDSELWRTHERCRERLVLFARRRLKEHLTKVGATAKEIATADEVLDPEVLTIGFARRFATYKRGTLLFRDLDRLARLLNDADRPVQIIFAGKAHPQDVEGKELIRQIFQHSLEKRFHNRIVFIEDYDMAVARHLVQGVDVWLNTPRRPFEASGTSGMKVAFNGGLNMSVLDGWWPEGYRGNNGWAIGNGEVYDDIDYQNEVESRAIYDLLEKEVIPLFYDRGTDNVPRGWLGCIKASLQTLCPVFSSERMVEEYTTRMYLESFSQWEKLSADRMALATELARWKGEMHRLWPQVRIGAVEAVATAEVPLGTLIPVTAELTLGAIAPEQLAVELYCGVLDSRGNIIGGELLPLAHAGQSAEGNQLFAGEIECRFCGRYGFMVRVMPCHTELGPVYDQGLMLWG, from the coding sequence ATGGATTTCAGAACGAAGCTTCACCGTTTCACGGTCGTCCCGTCGCTGACCGGCGAGTTGGCCATCCTGCAGCAGCTCGCCTACAACCTCTGGTGGACCTGGGAACCGGAAGCGGTAGAACTGTTCAAGCGGCTCGACATCGAGCTCTGGCAGCAGACCCGCCATAATCCGGTGGAAATGCTCGGCATTCTCCAGCAGACGTTCCTGGAAAAACTTGCCGCCGACGAAGGGTTCATGACCCACCTCAAGCGGGTCGAGAACCGTTTCCGGGAATACCTGGAAGAAAAGACCTGGTTCGGTCGACACTACAACGGCTCGAAACCGATGCTGACCGCCTACTTTTCCATGGAATTCGGCCTCCACGAGTCGGTTCCCACCTATTCGGGGGGGCTCGGCATCCTCGCCGGCGACCACCTCAAATCGGCCAGCGACTTGGGGATTCCCCTGGTCGGGGTCGGCCTCCTCTACCGGCAGGGATATTTCCGCCAGTACCTCAATATCGAAGGGTGGCAGCAGGAAATCTACCCGGAGAACGATTTTTACAACCTCCCCCTGCACCTTGAACGGACCACCGACGGCAAGCCGCTGACCATCGAACTCGACTTGGCGGGACGCAAAGTTTCAGCCCAGCTCTGGCGGCTCCAGGTCGGGCGCGTGCCCCTCTACCTGTTGGATAGCAACCTTGAGGAGAACGCCCCCGAAGACCGGGAAATCACCGCCCAGCTTTACAGCGGCGACCAGGACATGCGAATCCGCCAGGAAATTCTCCTCGGCATCGGCGGTATCCGGGCGCTGAAACTGCTCGGCATCGCCCCCAATATCTGCCACATGAACGAAGGGCATGCGGCCTTCCTGGCCCTTGAGCGAACCCGGCTGCTGATGGAGGAGTACAACCTCAGGTTTACCGAGGCGATGGAAGCGGTCCGGGCCGGCAACATCTTCACCACTCACACCCCCGTCGATGCGGGCATCGATCATTTCTCCCCCGATCTGCTGGAAAAGTACCTGGGAAGGTATTACCGCGCTCTCGGCCTATCCCGGGACGAGTTTCTGGCACTGGGCCGGCAGAATCCCAAAAACCCCCACGAAGCGTTCTGTATGGCGGTGCTGGCACTCCGGCTCGCCGCCCATGCCAACGGCGTCAGTCAGCTGCATGGCGAAGTATCGCGCAAGATGTGGCGCAACCTCTGGCCCGAGCTCCCCGAAGAGCAGATTCCGATCACTTCCGTCACCAACGGCGTTCATACCAAAACCTGGCTCTCCAACGAAATGGCCGCGCTGCTCACCCGCTACTTGGGAAACCGGTGGCGGGAAGATCCGACCGACCAGGCGCTCTGGCGCCGAGCCGTCAACATCCCCGATTCCGAACTGTGGCGCACCCACGAACGGTGCCGGGAACGGCTGGTGCTGTTCGCCCGGCGCCGGCTCAAAGAGCATCTGACCAAAGTCGGTGCCACCGCCAAGGAGATCGCCACCGCCGACGAGGTGCTCGATCCGGAAGTCCTGACCATCGGCTTCGCCCGCCGCTTCGCCACCTATAAACGGGGCACCCTGCTGTTCCGCGACCTGGACCGGCTGGCGCGGCTGCTCAACGATGCCGACCGGCCGGTACAGATCATCTTTGCCGGCAAGGCCCATCCCCAGGATGTCGAGGGGAAGGAGTTGATCAGGCAGATCTTTCAGCACTCCCTCGAGAAACGCTTCCACAACCGGATCGTCTTCATCGAGGATTACGACATGGCCGTGGCCCGGCACCTTGTCCAGGGGGTCGACGTCTGGCTCAACACCCCCCGCCGCCCCTTCGAGGCGAGCGGTACCAGCGGCATGAAAGTCGCCTTCAACGGCGGGCTCAATATGAGCGTACTCGACGGCTGGTGGCCAGAGGGGTACCGGGGAAACAACGGCTGGGCCATCGGCAACGGAGAGGTTTACGACGATATCGACTACCAGAACGAGGTGGAGAGCCGGGCGATCTACGATTTGCTGGAAAAGGAGGTCATCCCGCTCTTCTATGATCGCGGCACCGACAATGTCCCCCGGGGCTGGCTCGGTTGCATCAAGGCCTCGTTGCAAACGCTCTGCCCTGTTTTCAGTTCCGAACGGATGGTCGAGGAATACACCACCCGCATGTATCTGGAGTCTTTCAGCCAATGGGAAAAACTTTCCGCCGACCGGATGGCCCTTGCTACCGAGCTGGCCCGCTGGAAGGGGGAGATGCACCGGCTCTGGCCGCAGGTCCGCATCGGGGCTGTCGAGGCGGTCGCTACCGCCGAGGTCCCGCTCGGCACCCTGATTCCGGTGACAGCCGAGCTGACCCTCGGCGCTATTGCCCCCGAACAACTGGCGGTCGAACTCTATTGCGGCGTCCTCGATTCGCGGGGGAACATCATTGGCGGCGAGCTCCTCCCGCTGGCGCACGCCGGCCAATCTGCCGAGGGGAACCAGCTCTTTGCCGGCGAAATCGAGTGCCGTTTCTGCGGTCGCTACGGCTTCATGGTACGGGTCATGCCCTGCCATACGGAGCTGGGCCCTGTTTATGACCAAGGGCTGATGCTCTGGGGGTAG
- a CDS encoding sigma-54-dependent transcriptional regulator has translation MAGSILLVDDERGQREILQTILEGEGYRVNTAPGGQEALAHLESQQFDIILTDLKMQGMSGMELLERALHVDPLQCVIMMTAHGTVDSAVEAMKKGAFDYLEKPLERDDLLLTLRRGFERVALVRENRALHKKLEQTAAIPDIIGEHPKMKEVYRIIAKIAPTNSTVLIYGESGTGKELVARAIHDGSPRKKRPFFAINCAAIPENLMESELFGHEKGAFTGANSREIGIFEAANDGTVFLDEIGEMSVAMQAKLLRAIQSKEIRRVGGKVNIPIDVRIISATNRDLEGEIRRGGFREDLFYRLNVIRINLPPLRERGNDIATLADFFVRKYGSQTGLPVKGIARSALKLIMDYSWPGNVRQLESVIERGILMAESEYIHPEDLPGEVREGGAGGGKIPFEFPAGGIQFEELEKELIIKAMERADWVIAKAAPLLGMSYKTLQYRLEKFGIEKPD, from the coding sequence ATGGCAGGCAGCATACTTCTGGTTGACGACGAACGAGGACAACGCGAAATCCTCCAGACCATTCTGGAAGGTGAAGGATACCGGGTCAACACCGCGCCCGGCGGCCAGGAAGCACTGGCACACCTCGAATCCCAACAGTTCGACATCATCCTGACCGACCTGAAAATGCAGGGGATGTCCGGGATGGAACTGCTGGAGCGGGCACTGCACGTCGATCCGCTACAGTGCGTGATCATGATGACCGCCCACGGCACCGTCGACTCGGCCGTCGAAGCGATGAAAAAGGGGGCCTTCGACTATCTGGAAAAACCCCTGGAGCGGGACGACCTGCTGCTCACCCTCCGGCGCGGCTTCGAACGGGTTGCCCTGGTCAGGGAAAACCGGGCCCTGCATAAGAAGCTGGAGCAGACCGCTGCCATCCCCGACATCATCGGCGAACATCCCAAAATGAAGGAAGTCTACCGGATCATCGCCAAGATTGCGCCAACCAACTCCACCGTCCTGATCTACGGCGAATCGGGGACCGGCAAGGAACTGGTGGCCCGGGCGATCCACGATGGCAGTCCCCGCAAGAAACGGCCGTTCTTTGCCATCAACTGCGCCGCCATCCCCGAAAACCTGATGGAAAGCGAACTGTTCGGCCATGAGAAAGGGGCCTTCACCGGGGCGAACAGCCGGGAGATCGGCATCTTCGAAGCGGCCAACGATGGGACGGTCTTCCTCGACGAGATTGGCGAAATGAGCGTCGCCATGCAGGCCAAGCTGCTGCGCGCCATCCAGTCGAAGGAAATCCGCCGGGTCGGGGGAAAGGTCAACATCCCGATCGACGTGCGGATCATCTCCGCCACTAATCGCGACCTGGAAGGCGAAATCCGTCGGGGAGGATTCCGCGAAGACCTCTTCTACCGGCTCAACGTCATCAGGATCAATCTCCCCCCCTTGCGGGAGAGGGGAAACGACATCGCCACCCTGGCCGACTTCTTCGTTCGCAAGTACGGCTCCCAAACCGGTCTCCCCGTGAAAGGGATCGCCCGCAGCGCCCTAAAGCTGATCATGGACTATTCCTGGCCGGGCAACGTCCGGCAGCTGGAATCGGTGATCGAACGGGGGATATTGATGGCCGAGAGCGAGTACATCCACCCTGAAGACCTCCCCGGCGAGGTGCGGGAGGGGGGAGCCGGCGGCGGCAAAATCCCCTTCGAATTCCCGGCCGGCGGCATCCAGTTCGAAGAGCTCGAAAAAGAACTGATCATCAAGGCAATGGAACGGGCGGACTGGGTGATCGCCAAGGCAGCACCGCTGCTCGGCATGAGCTACAAGACCCTGCAATATCGATTGGAAAAGTTCGGCATCGAGAAACCGGACTGA
- a CDS encoding sensor histidine kinase, translating into MTLNTKLVTIMLSLLVIAIMTLFALNQYSQNDLVQEIQESSTFVSKAIQMSIADLTSEYEADQSQLRDYLKEAKVRGIKEVNIINNEGEIIDSSDPTKVGKKREIRKLGKGLKASPVGKGDHPSSVRAYDLVVPVIVGDEQLGYVQINLLLDNIRTIQHDNFIHRVIATSLVFLFGITLSIFLARRYTAPINRLATGVRRVADGDLSVTFPATGGDEIGGLAKDFNEMVAKLRERESLEKRLYEAEHLSKVGQLASGIAHEIRNPLNYISLAIDHLKSEFMAACPESTDRFVPLADKIKEEVRRANYMVVNFMNYGRPLKLRLADISYAELIEKALPILEEKLTEQRIAIVTDLVDDLPPMRVDGEMLRNCLFNFVTNAAQAMPGGGTVTLGARFDRELRQFRLTFADEGGGIRPDDLAKIFQPWFTTKEAGIGLGLAITERIIREHGGDIQVESIVDQGTTFIVTLPAGPAE; encoded by the coding sequence ATGACCCTCAACACCAAGCTGGTGACGATCATGCTGTCGCTGCTCGTCATCGCCATCATGACGCTCTTCGCCCTCAACCAGTACAGCCAGAACGACCTGGTCCAGGAAATCCAGGAAAGTTCCACCTTCGTTTCGAAGGCGATCCAGATGAGCATTGCCGACCTGACTTCCGAATACGAAGCCGACCAGTCGCAACTCCGGGATTATCTAAAGGAAGCGAAAGTCCGGGGGATCAAAGAAGTCAACATCATCAACAATGAAGGGGAGATCATCGATTCGTCCGACCCGACGAAGGTCGGCAAAAAACGGGAAATCCGCAAACTGGGCAAAGGACTCAAGGCATCTCCCGTCGGCAAGGGCGACCATCCCTCGTCAGTCCGGGCGTACGACCTGGTAGTGCCGGTAATCGTCGGCGACGAACAGCTCGGTTACGTCCAGATTAACCTGCTGCTCGACAATATTCGCACCATCCAGCACGACAACTTCATCCACCGGGTGATCGCCACCTCGCTGGTCTTCCTGTTCGGGATTACGCTCTCCATCTTCCTCGCCCGGCGCTACACGGCACCGATCAATCGATTGGCCACCGGGGTCCGCCGGGTGGCGGACGGCGATCTGTCGGTGACCTTCCCGGCCACCGGCGGTGATGAAATCGGCGGCCTGGCCAAAGATTTCAACGAGATGGTCGCCAAGCTACGGGAACGGGAATCGCTGGAAAAGCGGCTCTACGAGGCGGAGCACCTCTCCAAGGTTGGCCAGCTGGCATCGGGTATCGCCCATGAAATCAGGAATCCGCTCAATTACATCAGCCTCGCCATCGACCACCTGAAGAGCGAGTTCATGGCTGCTTGCCCCGAAAGCACCGACCGCTTCGTCCCACTGGCGGACAAGATCAAGGAGGAAGTGCGCCGGGCCAATTACATGGTGGTCAACTTCATGAATTACGGCCGGCCGCTCAAACTCCGCCTCGCCGATATCTCCTACGCGGAGTTGATCGAAAAGGCGCTGCCGATCCTTGAGGAAAAGCTGACCGAACAGCGAATCGCCATCGTTACCGACCTGGTCGACGACCTGCCACCGATGCGCGTCGACGGCGAAATGCTCCGCAACTGTCTGTTCAATTTTGTCACCAACGCCGCCCAAGCCATGCCGGGAGGAGGGACGGTCACCCTCGGTGCCCGGTTCGACCGGGAATTGCGCCAGTTTCGGCTGACCTTCGCCGACGAGGGAGGCGGTATCCGACCTGACGATCTGGCAAAGATCTTCCAGCCCTGGTTCACCACCAAGGAGGCGGGAATCGGCCTCGGTCTGGCGATCACCGAGCGGATTATCCGGGAGCACGGGGGCGATATCCAGGTTGAAAGCATTGTCGACCAGGGGACCACTTTCATCGTCACCCTGCCGGCTGGTCCGGCGGAGTGA
- the hypA gene encoding hydrogenase maturation nickel metallochaperone HypA yields the protein MHEMSITQSVVEICEKNAAGRRVLGVTLEIGELSGVVAEAVEFCFTACAADTLLEGARLEIEQTAGRGACPSCGAEFPLHSYFDPCPECGGYGVRVIAGEELRVKELEVE from the coding sequence GTGCACGAAATGTCCATTACCCAGAGCGTGGTTGAAATCTGCGAGAAAAATGCGGCGGGCCGTCGGGTCCTTGGCGTCACCCTGGAAATCGGCGAGCTTTCCGGCGTGGTGGCTGAGGCGGTGGAATTCTGCTTCACGGCCTGCGCGGCCGACACCCTGCTGGAAGGGGCGCGGCTCGAGATCGAGCAGACGGCGGGACGCGGTGCCTGTCCGTCCTGCGGCGCCGAGTTTCCCCTGCACAGCTACTTCGATCCCTGTCCCGAGTGCGGCGGTTACGGCGTGCGGGTGATTGCCGGCGAAGAGCTCCGGGTCAAGGAACTGGAGGTCGAGTAA
- the gcvT gene encoding glycine cleavage system aminomethyltransferase GcvT — MDLLKNTPLVEEHCRRNALMAPFGGWNMPIQYEGIIAEHRWCREKAALFDICHMGEFLFTGDIVAGGLEDVFTFSVASIPVGRSRYGFLLNEQGGIIDDLIVFRLAEDEAMVVVNAATIDNDFAVINSRLTGGTFRNISAETGKLDLQGPLAREVLTTLVPGIAGLPYFKFVKTTLLGAEAMVSRTGYTGELGYEVFLPAGKTVELWSRLLADERVKPAGLGARDVLRLEVGYSLYGSDIDETTTPLEAGLAAFVNFDKPFVGRDALLRQQTEGIRRAKVAFQVGSRRSPRHHYEICFEGRAVGTVTSGVFSPMLGCGIGIGFVTPEVAVVGAPLTIRHDRVSMDATAVELPFYRGGSLRA, encoded by the coding sequence ATGGACCTCCTCAAGAATACCCCCCTCGTGGAAGAACATTGCCGACGCAACGCCCTGATGGCCCCCTTCGGCGGCTGGAACATGCCGATCCAGTACGAGGGGATCATCGCCGAACATCGCTGGTGCCGGGAAAAGGCGGCGCTGTTCGATATCTGCCACATGGGCGAATTCCTCTTTACGGGGGATATCGTTGCCGGAGGGCTGGAAGACGTCTTCACCTTTTCCGTCGCCTCCATCCCGGTCGGTCGTTCCCGTTACGGCTTTCTGCTCAACGAACAGGGCGGCATCATCGACGATCTGATCGTCTTCCGGCTGGCCGAAGACGAGGCGATGGTGGTGGTGAACGCCGCGACCATCGACAATGACTTCGCCGTCATCAACTCCCGGCTTACCGGCGGGACGTTCCGCAACATCTCCGCTGAAACCGGCAAGCTCGATCTCCAGGGCCCGCTGGCCCGCGAGGTTCTCACCACGCTGGTTCCGGGAATTGCCGGGCTCCCCTATTTCAAGTTCGTCAAAACCACGCTGCTCGGTGCCGAGGCCATGGTCAGCCGGACCGGCTATACCGGCGAGCTCGGTTACGAGGTCTTCCTTCCCGCCGGAAAGACCGTCGAGCTCTGGTCGCGGCTGCTGGCCGACGAGCGGGTGAAGCCCGCCGGACTCGGCGCCCGCGACGTCCTCCGCCTGGAGGTGGGATACAGTCTCTACGGCAGCGACATCGACGAGACGACCACGCCGCTGGAGGCGGGTCTGGCGGCCTTCGTCAATTTCGACAAGCCGTTCGTTGGCCGGGACGCGCTGCTGCGGCAGCAGACGGAGGGGATCCGGCGGGCCAAGGTCGCCTTCCAGGTCGGTTCCCGGCGTTCACCCCGGCACCATTACGAAATCTGTTTCGAAGGCCGCGCGGTCGGTACCGTGACGAGCGGGGTCTTTTCCCCGATGCTCGGCTGCGGCATCGGCATCGGCTTCGTCACCCCGGAGGTCGCCGTCGTCGGTGCGCCGCTCACCATCCGTCACGACCGGGTGAGCATGGACGCCACGGCGGTCGAGCTGCCGTTCTACCGGGGCGGCTCGTTGCGTGCCTGA
- the gcvH gene encoding glycine cleavage system protein GcvH → MDMYFTKEHEWVKIKEGTAAVGITEYAAHQLGDVTFVELPQAGKTVKQFDTLAGIESVKAASDIYAPVSGKVTEVNEALNDRPEIVNEAPEDAGWIAWIEMADTAELAQLMNREQYDEYVRGLE, encoded by the coding sequence ATGGACATGTACTTCACCAAAGAGCACGAGTGGGTCAAGATCAAGGAGGGGACTGCGGCAGTCGGGATCACCGAGTACGCGGCACACCAGTTGGGTGACGTCACCTTCGTCGAACTTCCCCAGGCCGGCAAAACGGTAAAACAGTTCGATACCCTGGCCGGCATCGAATCGGTGAAGGCGGCAAGCGATATCTATGCGCCGGTGTCCGGCAAGGTGACCGAGGTGAACGAGGCGCTCAACGACCGGCCGGAGATCGTCAACGAAGCGCCGGAGGACGCCGGCTGGATCGCCTGGATCGAGATGGCGGATACGGCCGAGCTGGCGCAGCTGATGAACCGCGAGCAGTACGACGAGTACGTGCGGGGTCTGGAATGA